A stretch of DNA from Flavobacteriales bacterium:
TGGGAAGCTTGATCATCTACGTGGTTGTTCAAGGAAAGAGGCCTTTCCCCAAGGGCCTGCTCCTTCTCGCATTGGTAGCAAGCCTTGCTGGTGATGTCCTTCTACTTCCTCAGATAGGGCCACATGGATTCCTGGCCGGACTGTTTGCCTTCCTCTGTGCACATGCTATCTACATCTATCTCTTCACTTCGGTCCCTCAAAAGGTGCTGGAGGTCTCTTTTATCCGTAAGAATCCCTGGGTCATCTTTCTCAGTATCCTCTTCGGCCTGTGGATGTTCTATCGGCTCAAGCCCGGTGCCGGTGATCTGCTCTGGGCCATAGTCCTCTATATGTTGGTCATCTTGACCATGTTGGTCACAGCACTGGATAGAAAGGGAAAGGTGTCACATAGAAGCTACGTACTTGTGAGCATGGGAGCCCTCCTCTTTGTGATCTCAGACAGTGTGTTGGCCTGGAACCGATTCATAGAACCGCTATCTCAAGCGCCTATATGGATACTGGGTACCTATGGACTGGCCCAATTGGCCATTGCTCAAGGTGTCGTGCTCCAGTCAGAGTGAGTCCTTCAATATCTGAAGAGCCCATATTTCAGGATACACCACATGGCTCGGAATCCGTCTTTCCAGCCGATCTTCTTTCCATCCTCATAGGTGCGACCATAGTAGGAGATTCCTACTTCGTAAATGCGCACCCCGGGAATCCTGGAGATCTTGGCTGTGACCTCGGGCTCGAATCCGAATCGTTTCTCATGGAGGTCCAATCCTTGGATCATTTCTGTACGGAAGAGTTTGTAACAGGTCTCCATATCGGAAAGGTTCAGATTGGTCACCATATTGGAGAGAAAGGTCAAAAAACGATTGCCGATGGTATGCCAGAAGAAGAGTATCCGATGCGGATTGTCTCCTTTGAATCTACTCCCATAGACCACGTCTGCATCTCCGCTCAGTACGGGCTTAAGCAACTGAGAATATTCTTGTGGGTCATACTCCAGGTCCGCATCCTGTATGATGAGGAATTCTCCGCTCGCTTTGGAAATGGCCGTATGGAGAGCCGCTCCTTTTCCCTGATTGGCCACGTGGGAGTGATAC
This window harbors:
- a CDS encoding lysoplasmalogenase; its protein translation is MRPGFAFVYALLLAATIITAIEPSLLEFHAWVKPLLMGSLIIYVVVQGKRPFPKGLLLLALVASLAGDVLLLPQIGPHGFLAGLFAFLCAHAIYIYLFTSVPQKVLEVSFIRKNPWVIFLSILFGLWMFYRLKPGAGDLLWAIVLYMLVILTMLVTALDRKGKVSHRSYVLVSMGALLFVISDSVLAWNRFIEPLSQAPIWILGTYGLAQLAIAQGVVLQSE
- a CDS encoding glycosyltransferase family 2 protein, with the translated sequence MIDTLSIIIPAYNEERTIHLILDKVREVRLPGGIEKELIIVNDCSTDDTEGAIRRYMEAHPELQIAYHSHVANQGKGAALHTAISKASGEFLIIQDADLEYDPQEYSQLLKPVLSGDADVVYGSRFKGDNPHRILFFWHTIGNRFLTFLSNMVTNLNLSDMETCYKLFRTEMIQGLDLHEKRFGFEPEVTAKISRIPGVRIYEVGISYYGRTYEDGKKIGWKDGFRAMWCILKYGLFRY